A stretch of Argiope bruennichi chromosome 10, qqArgBrue1.1, whole genome shotgun sequence DNA encodes these proteins:
- the LOC129988234 gene encoding rho-related GTP-binding protein RhoG-like isoform X2 produces the protein MSPKKETIKKIKCHVVGDIGIGKTSLLLAYEKKRFPTEIELLLTCFPYPRFANTVVKYESSDVYLWDNMEYDEFTELRTLGYLDTHVFIICFSVVLPSSAESIKEQEGMQDLVKEVVLVARTAPKKK, from the exons ATGTCTCCGAAGAAAGaaactataaagaaaattaaatgccaTGTAGTAGGTGACATCGGCATTGGAAAGACTTCTCTTCTTCTAGCATATGAAAAGAAAAGGTTTCCAACCGAAATCGAACTTCTATTG aCTTGTTTTCCCTACCCACGGTTTGCAAACACAGTAGTTAAGTATGAATCTTCAGATGTTTATTTATGGGATAATATGGAATATGACGAATTCACGGAACTCAGAACGTTAGGGTATTTAGATACACACGTATTCATTATTTGCTTCTCCGTTGTTTTACCTTCTTCAGCAGAAAGTATCAAGGAGCAG gAAGGCATGCAAGATCTGGTGAAGGAAGTAGTACTGGTAGCACGAACAGCTCCCAAAAAGAAATAG
- the LOC129988234 gene encoding cdc42 homolog isoform X1, giving the protein MSPKKETIKKIKCHVVGDIGIGKTSLLLAYEKKRFPTEIELLLTCFPYPRFANTVVKYESSDVYLWDNMEYDEFTELRTLGYLDTHVFIICFSVVLPSSAESIKEQWLPEITFHCPGTPYILIGTQIDLRRKGTMVLNNQKPITYKEGKKLAAKLKAVKYLECSALTQEGMQDLVKEVVLVARTAPKKK; this is encoded by the exons ATGTCTCCGAAGAAAGaaactataaagaaaattaaatgccaTGTAGTAGGTGACATCGGCATTGGAAAGACTTCTCTTCTTCTAGCATATGAAAAGAAAAGGTTTCCAACCGAAATCGAACTTCTATTG aCTTGTTTTCCCTACCCACGGTTTGCAAACACAGTAGTTAAGTATGAATCTTCAGATGTTTATTTATGGGATAATATGGAATATGACGAATTCACGGAACTCAGAACGTTAGGGTATTTAGATACACACGTATTCATTATTTGCTTCTCCGTTGTTTTACCTTCTTCAGCAGAAAGTATCAAGGAGCAG TGGCTTCCAGAAATAACTTTTCATTGTCCGGGTACACCCTACATTTTGATTGGAACTCAAATCGATTTACGAAGAAAAGGAACTATGGTTCTAAATAACCAGAAACCGATCACATACAAAGAGGGAAAGAAACTGGCTGCAAAGCTGAAAGCTGTTAAATATCTTGAATGCTCAGCCTTAACTCaa gAAGGCATGCAAGATCTGGTGAAGGAAGTAGTACTGGTAGCACGAACAGCTCCCAAAAAGAAATAG
- the LOC129987535 gene encoding speckle-type POZ protein B-like — protein sequence MASCSIQSARKVLEIKLVVENISKQPFWESVVSPDFYITPECMCCITVDKGKMYLHVRICNKSDFEIKIERKIVLFDCSNKKLHEESDAKIFSLEKDKNVDVMEGFAVNNCDNLPNDTLIIDLGISIKETTTVKLNRFACDTNPERRLKEDFKTMLENPVNSDVCLQVGDDRIAAHWSVLCSRSPYFKEMFDSGIKEQPQNSITITDIYAGTVKKLVEFLYTATFAQNCDFHELFDLYYAADKYEVMDLRNLCACRIISEVTTENVCQILLLAHRHSDKSLKKEAMDFIQAHADAVFQTEGWRNLEASEPVIADLISYFCVKKN from the coding sequence ATGGCAAGCTGCAGCATTCAAAGCGCAAGGAAAGTGCTTGAGATAAAATTGGTAGTTGAGAATATATCGAAACAGCCCTTCTGGGAAAGTGTGGTTAGCCCTGATTTTTATATTACACCCGAATGTATGTGCTGTATAACAGTCGACAAAGGCAAAATGTACTTGCATGTGAGAATTTGCAATAAATCCGATTTCGAAATCAAAATAGAACGAAAAATAGTTCTTTTcgattgttcaaataaaaaacttCACGAAGAAAGCGATGCAAAGATTTTCTCTCTCGAAAAAGACAAAAACGTAGATGTCATGGAAGGTTTTGCCGTAAATAATTGTGATAATTTACCCAACGATACCCTTATTATAGATCTCGGTATCAGCATCAAGGAAACTACAACGGTGAAATTAAATCGCTTTGCATGCGATACAAATCCCGAAAGAAGACTGAAAGAGGATTTCAAGACGATGTTGGAAAATCCCGTCAATTCTGATGTTTGTTTGCAAGTTGGTGATGACCGGATTGCTGCTCATTGGTCGGTTTTGTGTTCACGGTCCccatatttcaaagaaatgttcgACAGCGGAATAAAAGAACAACCACAGAATTCTATCACCATTACCGATATATATGCCGGTACGGTTAAAAAACTCGTCGAATTTTTGTACACAGCAACTTTTGCTCAGAACTGCGACTTTCACGAACTGTTTGACCTGTACTACGCTGCTGATAAGTACGAAGTGATGGATTTGAGAAACTTATGTGCATGCAGAATTATATCTGAAGTCACCACTGAAAACGTCTGTCAAATCTTACTGCTTGCCCATCGGCACAgtgataaaagtttgaaaaaggaAGCGATGGACTTCATTCAGGCGCATGCAGATGCTGTCTTTCAGACGGAAGGCTGGCGAAATTTGGAAGCAAGCGAGCCGGTAATAGCGGACCTTATCAGCTACTTTTGcgtcaagaaaaattaa